One Carassius gibelio isolate Cgi1373 ecotype wild population from Czech Republic chromosome A7, carGib1.2-hapl.c, whole genome shotgun sequence DNA window includes the following coding sequences:
- the LOC128016836 gene encoding low-density lipoprotein receptor-related protein 3-like: MMVMMENIGAIRLYLMKCICLRWAWVCVAACGGKVELHTERRGVIYSPSWPLNYPPGVNCSWNIQGSRGDVITISFHSFDVEDTGDCRGDWLLLGPTWKAEDRFCGSLLPPPFISSRGQVWVYFHSQANSSGQTQGFRLSYIRGRLGQSSCENDEYLCGNGKCVPRSWHCNGLDECGDNTDERSCAAPPTSARVSLCPPGTVQCSDIQSTRCLPVYLRCNGARDCPDGSDEAHCPDTSCGKHLVNFYGTFASPDFFRPNRSAGTVLHCTWFLDTQDPKPLVLQVDLQLGVGDSVRVYDGLGERAEHLLQSLSHHNNHRRALLESSQGQMSIFYHAKPHSPGHGFNATYQVKGYCFPGEHPCGTDEGCYSELQRCDGYWHCPGGRDEEDCPLCQPGEYPCEGGSGACYSASERCNNQKKCPDGSDEKNCFDCQPGNFHCGTNLCIFETWHCDGQEDCLDGSDERDCLASVPRKVITAALIGSLVCGLLLVIALGCAFKLYSLRTREYRAFETQMTRLEAEFVQREAPPSYGQLISQGLIPPVDDFPVYNPTQASVLQNLRSAMRRQIRRHSSRRSSSRRRVGRLWNRLFHRGSRVRGQIPLLTPPGHTHTNTHPDLSLHSYNTTDDGIEESRESTGQTPSSCSTVALGLALQAHTEAFCLPDRQSLTSPLSLPSPTSPRSTSDTLEDEDDEDDRGSEWVRMKSKHKDDHSPPGPPDSPKRSTSRSRSSRRLVQELSAELRGVSLLRYTSVGISPLSSPESPSSSSGQSEEQRSFPTFGKPHMDARTDAHGHARKSSETEEVPGDCVRLCRLTTSEEEDDEILLVH; encoded by the exons atgatggtgatgatggagaATATCGGTGCGATTCGGCTTTACCTCATGAAATGCATCTGTCTACGCTGGGCTTGGGTCTGTGTGG CTGCCTGTGGTGGTAAAGTGGAGTTACACACAGAGAGGAGAGGAGTGATCTACAGCCCATCATGGCCCCTCAACTACCCGCCTGGAGTGAACTGCAGCTGGAATATACAGGGAAGCCGCGGAGATGTGATCACAATCAG TTTTCACAGCTTTGATGTGGAGGACACGGGGGACTGCAGGGGCGACTGGCTGCTGCTCGGCCCCACATGGAAAGCTGAGGATCGGTTCTGTGGCTCTCTGCTTCCTCCTCCCTTCATCTCCTCAAGAGGACAGGTCTGGGTCTATTTCCACTCTCAGGCTAACAGCTCTGGACAGACACAAGGCTTCAGACTATCTTACATACGAG GTCGACTGGGTCAGAGTAGTTGTGAAAACGATGAATATTTATGTGGAAATGGTAAGTGCGTTCCCCGTTCCTGGCACTGTAATGGATTGGACGAGTGTGGAGACAATACAGACGAGAGGAGCTGTGCTGCCCCGCCAACATCTGCTCGGGTCAGTCTGTGTCCGCCTGGGACGGTGCAGTGCTCTGATATCCAATCTACCCGCTGCCTGCCGGTGTATCTGCGCTGTAATGGAGCCCGGGACTGTCCTGACGGATCCGATGAGGCCCACTGTCCCGACACGTCTTGTGGAAAACACTTAGTCAACTTCTATGGGACATTTGCCTCCCCTGATTTTTTCCGTCCAAACAGGAGCGCTGGCACAGTTCTTCACTGCACATGGTTCCTAGACACACAA GACCCAAAGCCGTTGGTGCTGCAGGTGGACCTCCAGCTGGGTGTGGGAGACTCGGTCCGTGTTTACGATGGATTGGGAGAGCGTGCGGAACATCTTCTGCAGAGTCTCTCTCACCATAATAACCACAGACGAGCCCTGCTGGAGTCGTCCCAGGGACAGATGAGCATCTTCTACCACGCCAAACCACACAGCCCTGGACACGGATTCAACGCCACCTACCAG GTTAAAGGTTACTGCTTTCCAGGTGAACATCCATGTGGCACAGACGAGGGCTGTTACTCAGAGCTGCAGCGCTGTGATGGCTACTGGCACTGCCCCGGGGGGCGAGATGAGGAGGACTGCCCGCTGTGTCAGCCAGGAGAGTATCCCTGCGAGGGTGGCAGCGGAGCATGTTACTCGGCTTCTGAGAGGTGTAACAACCAGAAGAAGTGCCCCGACGGCTCAGATGAGAAAAACTGCTTTGATTGCCAGCCTGGAAACTTCCACTGTGGAACCAACCTGTGCATCTTTGAGACGTGGCACTGCGATGGGCAGGAGGACTGTCTCGACGGCAGCGATGAGAGAGACTGTCTTGCATCCGTGCCCAGGAAGGTGATCACAGCGGCTCTGATCGGCAGCTTGGTCTGTGGACTGCTGCTGGTCATCGCACTGGGTTGTGCCTTTAAACTCTACTCGCTCAGGACAAGAGAGTACAG AGCTTTTGAAACCCAGATGACCCGACTAGAGGCGGAGTTTGTTCAGAGGGAGGCTCCACCCTCCTATGGTCAGCTGATATCTCAAGGTCTCATTCCTCCAGTGGATGACTTCCCAGTGTACAACCCAACACAG gcttcTGTTCTGCAGAACCTCCGTTCAGCTATGCGAAGGCAGATTCGTCGTCACTCTTCTCGTCGTTCCTCGTCACGGCGGCGAGTTGGTCGTCTGTGGAATCGCCTGTTCCACCGTGGCTCTCGGGTCCGGGGTCAGATACCTCTCCTCACGCCTCCAGgccacacgcacacaaacacacaccccgATCTGAGCCTCCACAGCTACAACACGACGGACGATGGCATCGAGGAGTCACGTGAGAGTACGGGACAGACTCCGTCGTCCTGTTCGACGGTGGCGCTGGGACTGGCCCTGCAGGCTCACACCGAAGCCTTCTGCCTTCCTGACAGACAGTCTCTGACCTCTCCCCTCTCTCTGCCCTCCCCTACCTCACCCCGCTCCACCTCCGACACTCTGGAGGacgaagatgatgaagatgacagAGGTTCAGAGTGGGTGAGAATGAAATCCAAACATAAAGATGACCACAGTCCTCCTGGACCCCCCGATAGCCCCAAACGCAGCACAAGCCGGTCGAGATCCTCCAGACGGCTGGTGCAGGAGCTGTCTGCAGAGCTCCGAGGAGTCTCTCTCCTGCGCTACACCTCTGTGGGCATCTCGCCGCTTTCCTCCCCTGAGTCACCGTCGTCCTCCAGCGGTCAGTCTGAGGAGCAGAGAAGCTTTCCTACATTCGGAAAACCACATATGGACGCACGCACAGATGCTCATGGACACGCCAGGAAATCTTCAGAAACAGAAGAGGTTCCTGGTGACTGTGTCAGGCTTTGCAGACTCACAACTAGCGAGGAAGAGGACGATGAGATTCTGTTAGTGCACTGA
- the LOC128016838 gene encoding nuclear envelope phosphatase-regulatory subunit 1, with the protein MNSLEQAEDLKAFERRLTEYVSCLQPATGRWRMILIVVSVCTATGAWNWLIDPDTQKVSFFSSLWNHPFFTISCVTLIGLFFAGIHKRVVAPSIIAARCRTVLAEYNMSCDDTGKLILKPRPHIQ; encoded by the exons ATGAATTCATTAGAACAAGCCGaag ACCTGAAGGCTTTTGAGAGGAGACTGACCGAGTATGTGTCTTGTTTGCAGCCGGCTACAGGTCGTTGGCGCA TGATTCTGATCGTGGTGTCTGTGTGCACAGCCACAGGAGCTTGGAACTGGCTGATCGATCCAGACACTCAGAAA GTTTCTTTCTTCTCATCTTTATGGAATCATCCATTTTTCACTATCAGCTGTGTGACTCTGATTGGCCTTTTCTTTGCTGGAATACACAAACGAGTTGTTGCACCATCTAT TATTGCAGCACGCTGCCGGACAGTGCTAGCAGAATATAACATGTCCTGTGATGAT ACGGGGAAACTTATCCTGAAACCACGGCCTCATATCCAATAG